A genomic segment from Amphiura filiformis chromosome 10, Afil_fr2py, whole genome shotgun sequence encodes:
- the LOC140162789 gene encoding carnosine synthase 1-like, translating to MLLMEYLDGSEHAIDVVIFERKLVAAFLSDIGPTNYPSYTGTVTLMPSNLPSDKQAQLVTAAYQCCNEIGLSNGVFNVEMKMTSTGPKLLEINARMGCGFTRNWIKRLYGVDLMKCAMLISCGIKPYVPKLPPVEFLLGVNLIPSEHGRIMTNNNLRMVLNDLQASGDVILMMVGDEDAESTQYEQPFAKITVKGRNVDECRQKLGEVCGKLNIETKNYRVSEFTKYL from the exons ATGCTACTAATGGAGTACCTCGACGGCTCAGAGCATGCTATTGACGTCGTCATCTTCGAACGGAAACTGGTCGCAGCCTTTCTCAGTGACATTGGTCCGACTAACTATCCATCTTATACTG GGACGGTAACCCTGATGCCTTCAAACCTGCCCTCGGACAAACAAGCCCAGCTGGTGACAGCTGCTTACCAGTGCTGTAACGAGATAG GTCTCTCCAACGGTGTGTTCAATGTTGAGATGAAGATGACTTCCACTGGACCCAAACTGCTTGAAATTAACGCCCGGATGGGCTGTGGCTTCACACGCAACTGGATCAAACGTCTGTATGGCGTAGATCTCATGAAGTGCGCTATGCTCATCTCATGCGGCATCAAGCCCTACGTCCCAAAACTGCCCCCGGTTGAATTTCTTTTGGGTGTGAATCTGATTCCGTCAGAACACGGACGTATAATGACCAACAACAACCTGCGTATGGTTCTTAACGATCTTCAAGCTAGCGGTGACGTGATTCTCATGATGGTGGGGGATGAAGATGCGGAGAGCACGCAATATGAACAGCCGTTCGCAAAGATCACTGTCAAGGGCCGTAATGTCGACGAGTGTCGACAGAAGCTGGGCGAAGTTTGTGGCAAGCTGAATATTGAAACGAAAAACTATCGTGTCTCGGAGTTTACGAAATATTTGTAA